GCTCCACTTTGACTTACCACCATTTTAGACACAAAATAAGAAACAACTATCATTATTGCAACCGTAAATATTCCTATTGCAAGTATCTGTAAAATTTTTATTATAATATCAGGCAATAAACCACCTTTTCTACTAAAATTGGAATCCCCCATATCTAAATTGTCATCGTCTTTATTCGGCATAATAAAATTCCTCCCATTAATTTCTTATTTACAGTTAAAAAAATTAGTTACTGCTTAATTTCCTTAGGGAAACTTAAAGATGCATCCGTAGTAATTAATATATCAATTCTTCTATTATAAGCTCTGCCCTCGGGAGTATCGTCTGTTGCAATAGGTCTACTTCCACCAAAACCAGATACTTCAAAATTATTTTCAATGCTTTTAACATCGGATTGATCTAAATAGTTTAAAATATGTTCTAGCATATTAACAGATCTAGCAGCCGAAAGTTCCCAATTGCTTTTCCAAGGTCCATTTACATCAGTATCAATATTGTCTGTATGCCCTTCTATTTTAAAATTATAGCCTCTAGAACTTAAAACACCAATAAAAGATGCTATTTTTTGAATAGAATCCCTATTCTCTTCAAGCTTAACATCTGCACTAGCAGAATCAAAAAATGCATCCGCTGCAAGAGATATCACAATACCTCTTTCTTCTTGTCTAACTACAATATTTTTAGACTGAATCTTCTCAATAAATTCAATCATAGATTTATTTTTAGCAGTCTGAGATGCTTGTTTATTGCGCACAGTAGAAGGCAAAGACATAAAACTATTACTCAAATAAGATAATTTACTAAAATCTAAAGTTTTACCACCCTTAAAAAATCCCGCACCTGTAAAAGAAGCAGACATTATTCTTATTACGTTTTCTTGAAAAATAATATCATTTAACGAAAACATTGTAACAAAAAACACAAGCAACAAAGTAACCATGTCTCCATAAGTTAACATATAATCTGGAAATCCTTCATCACATTTTGAAGGTTTCTTAATTCGCAAAGCCATTACTCACCCCCAATGCTATTACTAAGCTGGCTTCGATCTTTGGGAGTTAAAAACGTCATTAATTTTTGCTCTAAAATCCTAGGATTATCTCCAGACTGAATTGATAAAACACCTTCAATTATCATTGTTTTTACTGCAGCCTCCTCAGTATCAATTTTTTCCAACTTAAGTTGAACAGGAGTAAACATTAAATTTGCCATTATAGTTCCATAAAGAGTTGTAATAAGAGCAACAGCCATAGAAGAACCAAGCGCAGATTTATCCTCTAGATTGCCAAGAAGAGCTACAAGCCCAATAAGAGTACCCGTCATACCAAAAGCTGGAGCAAGCTTTGCCCAAGTTTTAAAAAGATCTGAACCAACTTTATGCCTTTCTTGCATTTGATCAAGCTCTAAATAAAGCATAGTTCTAATTACTTCAGGATCCGCACCATCAACAACAAGCCTCATCCCCGACTTAAAAAATGGATCATTAATTTGTTCAAGTTCATCATCAAGAGATAAAAGACCTTCTTTTCTAGCCTTTTCTGAAAGCTCTACTAATATTTTTATAATGGAAACCTTAGCATATGAATTTCTTCTAAAGAAAAATCCCAAATACGTTGGAATTTTTTTTACAGCAACAACTTCTGATGAAGCCATAAGAGCAGAAAAAGATCCAACAACAGTAATAAAAACAGAGCTTAAATCCCAAAAAACACCAAGTCCTGTAGGAGTGAATGCCATAGAAATTAAAATAGCTCCAAATCCAACCCCCCACCCAAGTATACTAGCTAAATTCATAATTCAACGCCCCCATTTCCTTCTTCTAAAATTTTTTCAAAAGAAGCAACTTCTTTCCTATACAACTTAATCCTATTAACCACCTCTTCAACTTTTTCTTTCACAATCAACTTCTTACCGTTCATAAGAAGAATTGTGGTATCGGGATTAGCCTCAATACTTTCAATATGATAAGGATTTAAATAATATCCATCACCATTAAGCTTAGTTACAAAAATCATATCCTAAAAAACAATCTTAGATTAATTTTTCAATCTTACAAGTTCTTGCAACAATTGATCAGAGGTGGTAATGGTTTTGGCGTTTGCCTGAAATCCTCTTTGGGTTACTATCATATCTGTAAACTGCTCTGCAAGATCAACATTAGCCATTTCTAAAACACCAGATCTAATATCACCAAGTCCAGCAAGTCCGGTTTCGCCTATTCTAGCTTGACCTGAATTGCTTGTTTCTACAAAATTAGTATCACCTGCTTTTGCAAGTCCCCCGGGATTCATAAAAGAAGCAAGAGCAATTTTACCAAGATCTCGTCTTATACCATTTGAATAAATGCCAACTATAACACCATTTTGATCAATTTCATAATTCTCCATATATCCCATACCATATCCATCCTGAATAATGGCCTTTGTGCTACTAGAATCAGCAAACTGAGTAATTGAATCAGTATAGCTTCCAATTGTTCCTAATTTCAAATTTACAGTTTGCTGCTCACCAACTTCACCTACATTTGCACCCAAAACATTAAATGTTATAGGAATTTGAAGAATATCTCCTTTCTGACCTGGCTGACCATTTAAAGACGCCAATGCTCCTTCATTGTCAAACCCAAGTGTAAAACTTGAATTTTGTTCACCATTTATTAACACTGTTGCATTCCATAAATTAGGCGTATTTAAATCTTTTACAACTCTAAGTTCAAGAACACTAACATTTCCAAAGCTGTCATACAATGATTTATTGACAACCCAAGTTCCACGTGCAATATCTGCAGGACTTGCACCTTCTTGAATTAAGGGCAATCTCTTATCAAGATTACAAGCAAAAGTAACATTTTTGGTAGACTTTGCCCCCTCTTTATCTCCAATAGGAATAATCAAATCCTCAATATCAGAAGCTGTATTTATAACCCTTTCACCTTCTAAATCTCTTGCCATCCAACCTTGAATTCGCATTCCATTTGCAGGATTTACAAGATGCCTATCAGAGTCCACATCAAAAGCACCAGCTCTCGTATAAAACAAATTTTTACCTTCTTTTAAAATAAAAAATCCATTGCCACTAACCCCAAGATCAGATGCTTTTTGAGTGCTTTGAAAAGCTCCTTGAGTGTGAATAGTGTCAATTGAAGCAACATTCATGCCCAATCCAACTTGCTTGGGATTAGTCCCACCACGAGTATCAGTAGGACGAGAAGCTCCAGAAATAGATTGCAATATCATGTCCTGAAAATTTACTCTTCCTTTTTTAAAGCCAATTGTATTTACATTAGCTATATTGTTACCAACAACATCCATTCTTGTTTGATGATTCTGAAGCCCAGAAACACCAGAATATAAAGATCTCATCATATAATTACTCCTCCAAACCTACCGATAATATGTTTTTATATGCATAATAATTACCATTAACCATAACTTGAGGTATTGCGCCTGCCTTAATGTTTGTGACACGACCCTCAACAATCTCCCCATCACCATGTTGGAATTTAATTACTTTCCCTAATAAATCCAAATCTTTTCTTATTTCCAAAGAAGATGAAAGTTTTTCAAATGACTTACTCATATTAGTCATTTGCTCAAGAGCCGAAAATTGTGCCATTTGAGCAATAAATTCCTTGTCTTTCATCGGATTTGTAGGATCTTGATACCTAAGTTGAGTAATAAGCAACTTTAAAAAATCGTCCTTGCCAAGATTAACCTTATTAGATATATTCTCAACATTAAAATCTATTTTTTTTTTAACTTTACTACCAATACTTAAATTAGAAACATTTTCCAAAGCGTTTATTTTATTCACTTAACTCTACCCTCTAAACAATTAAATTAACATTTTTATCTACATCGTAAGAAAATTCAACTTCTTCTTCAATTTGAAAAAATTTATTATAACCAAAATGAAAATTTTGATCCCTAGAGTGATCTTTAAAATTTCCAGTAAAAGAATTTAAATTCTCACCCGCAAGAAAAAGATTTAAGTTAGCATTAAAACCACTCTCACCAAGCATTTTATTTAATGAATGCATATTTTGGTCAAAAAGCATTTTAACATTCTGATTATCCACTACAATTTTTCCCAATAAATTATTATTCGAATCAAGGTTTAAATTAATTCGTATACTACCAAGCTCTTTGGGCTTTAAAACCAACTTAATCTCTCCTGTATTATTCGATTTTAACACAACTTTAGCTTTATCCACAATATTTTTATTAATCTTAAGATTCCACTCCGGCTTTAAACTGCTGATAAAATCAAAACCTTCAACTTCTTTAAAGTTTTTTATATTATAATTAGCAAATTCTTCAACAAAGCCTTTAAAAGAGTCGTTTGATATTTCTTTAACCTTATACTTATCAACAAAATTTTGACCATCAATTGCATTTAAGCTAAACTTTGAAAAAACAAATTCATTATGTTCACTATTATTCTTTTTGAAGTTTTTCACATCAATGTTAATAACATTCTTTTCTTCCTTTTTGTCATTTAAGTCTATCTGATTATAATAATCATCAACAAAAGCAGTTAAAAAATCAAAACCAAAAAAAGAACTCAAGTCATTAAAAGCCAAACAAAGTCTTTCGATTTTTTCAAAAAATTTTTCTTTACCTAGTAAATCAAAATTGAATGATAAATTTTCTTTAATGCTATTTAAACCTTCAAAATCTAAAAAAACACGCATTCTAGTAATCAAAGATTTCAAATCAGAAACAAAAGCATCATTTTCAAGTTTCTTTAAGAAAAGGGATTTATTTAAAGGGGATTTTTTTAAATTTTTAGCAACAACTCCATTGTCTTTAAAAAAATTTAAAAAATCAAATATCATAAACTTTGCCTTAGCTAATTTTTTAGATTCAAAAGACATAACATTTAAAAAAGAACTTACATTTCCTCTAGATCCCATTTTAGAAACATTTAAATTTAACCCTTTAATTGTATCCAAAAGATTTAACTTGTTACCATAAGCTTTACTTAAATTTACTAAATTATTCATATACATACTACTCCAATGAACTAACAGACATTTTTCTAATCAGAATAGCAGCTTTTTTAGAATCCATAAGAGATAACCAATAAGGAACAATTGATAAACGACCCTCTTTTTTAGAAAGCTCTTCAATTTTTCGCATATAAGATATTGCAAGTTCAGGATTTAAATCCTCAAGCCGCTTAACAGCATCTTCTGGTGGCATATTCATTAAATATACAGCTGTTTGTAAAATATTTGCTTCCTCATCATTATATTTATTTATAATGTCATCTATTACCTTTTGCTTTAAATCTAAATCTTTCTGTTTTTGCTTAAGCTCGAATTCAAGCTTACTTAAGCTATCTTCTTTTAACTTTAGATCTTCTTTAAGCTTTTCAATCTGCTGATTCTTAATATCAATAGCTTCTCTTTCTTTCACAAGTCTAGCTTCATCAAGAATTATATTAGAATTATGATCAAAAACCAAAGAAGCTTCTCCTAAAAGCTTAGTTCTTACAAATTCAGGAAAATATCTTTTAGTATTATACATTCCAATAAAATTAATGAAAAATAATACAAAGAAAAATAAAATAACAATTAAAAATAGCAAAAAAAATACCCTAAAAAAGAACGATAAAAAATTATTCACTTTCATTCCTTAAATTTTGACAAACTTTATAATTTACGTGCTCATCTAACAGTAAGCTTTCCTTTTTTTCTCTATTTTTGATTATAGAATTATTTAAATCTTTTATTAATATCTTAATCTTTTTTTCTTGTCTATATTTATCCACATAAATATCATAATACTCGTTATAATGCTTTCTAAGCTCTTCAAGAATTTTAAAATTTTGGAT
This genomic interval from Borreliella andersonii contains the following:
- the motB gene encoding flagellar motor protein MotB, with translation MALRIKKPSKCDEGFPDYMLTYGDMVTLLLVFFVTMFSLNDIIFQENVIRIMSASFTGAGFFKGGKTLDFSKLSYLSNSFMSLPSTVRNKQASQTAKNKSMIEFIEKIQSKNIVVRQEERGIVISLAADAFFDSASADVKLEENRDSIQKIASFIGVLSSRGYNFKIEGHTDNIDTDVNGPWKSNWELSAARSVNMLEHILNYLDQSDVKSIENNFEVSGFGGSRPIATDDTPEGRAYNRRIDILITTDASLSFPKEIKQ
- a CDS encoding motility protein A; the encoded protein is MNLASILGWGVGFGAILISMAFTPTGLGVFWDLSSVFITVVGSFSALMASSEVVAVKKIPTYLGFFFRRNSYAKVSIIKILVELSEKARKEGLLSLDDELEQINDPFFKSGMRLVVDGADPEVIRTMLYLELDQMQERHKVGSDLFKTWAKLAPAFGMTGTLIGLVALLGNLEDKSALGSSMAVALITTLYGTIMANLMFTPVQLKLEKIDTEEAAVKTMIIEGVLSIQSGDNPRILEQKLMTFLTPKDRSQLSNSIGGE
- a CDS encoding flagellar FlbD family protein, with protein sequence MIFVTKLNGDGYYLNPYHIESIEANPDTTILLMNGKKLIVKEKVEEVVNRIKLYRKEVASFEKILEEGNGGVEL
- the flgE gene encoding flagellar hook protein FlgE gives rise to the protein MMRSLYSGVSGLQNHQTRMDVVGNNIANVNTIGFKKGRVNFQDMILQSISGASRPTDTRGGTNPKQVGLGMNVASIDTIHTQGAFQSTQKASDLGVSGNGFFILKEGKNLFYTRAGAFDVDSDRHLVNPANGMRIQGWMARDLEGERVINTASDIEDLIIPIGDKEGAKSTKNVTFACNLDKRLPLIQEGASPADIARGTWVVNKSLYDSFGNVSVLELRVVKDLNTPNLWNATVLINGEQNSSFTLGFDNEGALASLNGQPGQKGDILQIPITFNVLGANVGEVGEQQTVNLKLGTIGSYTDSITQFADSSSTKAIIQDGYGMGYMENYEIDQNGVIVGIYSNGIRRDLGKIALASFMNPGGLAKAGDTNFVETSNSGQARIGETGLAGLGDIRSGVLEMANVDLAEQFTDMIVTQRGFQANAKTITTSDQLLQELVRLKN
- the flgD gene encoding flagellar hook assembly protein FlgD, translated to MNKINALENVSNLSIGSKVKKKIDFNVENISNKVNLGKDDFLKLLITQLRYQDPTNPMKDKEFIAQMAQFSALEQMTNMSKSFEKLSSSLEIRKDLDLLGKVIKFQHGDGEIVEGRVTNIKAGAIPQVMVNGNYYAYKNILSVGLEE
- a CDS encoding flagellar hook-length control protein FliK; protein product: MNNLVNLSKAYGNKLNLLDTIKGLNLNVSKMGSRGNVSSFLNVMSFESKKLAKAKFMIFDFLNFFKDNGVVAKNLKKSPLNKSLFLKKLENDAFVSDLKSLITRMRVFLDFEGLNSIKENLSFNFDLLGKEKFFEKIERLCLAFNDLSSFFGFDFLTAFVDDYYNQIDLNDKKEEKNVINIDVKNFKKNNSEHNEFVFSKFSLNAIDGQNFVDKYKVKEISNDSFKGFVEEFANYNIKNFKEVEGFDFISSLKPEWNLKINKNIVDKAKVVLKSNNTGEIKLVLKPKELGSIRINLNLDSNNNLLGKIVVDNQNVKMLFDQNMHSLNKMLGESGFNANLNLFLAGENLNSFTGNFKDHSRDQNFHFGYNKFFQIEEEVEFSYDVDKNVNLIV
- a CDS encoding flagellar protein, which encodes MNNFLSFFFRVFFLLFLIVILFFFVLFFINFIGMYNTKRYFPEFVRTKLLGEASLVFDHNSNIILDEARLVKEREAIDIKNQQIEKLKEDLKLKEDSLSKLEFELKQKQKDLDLKQKVIDDIINKYNDEEANILQTAVYLMNMPPEDAVKRLEDLNPELAISYMRKIEELSKKEGRLSIVPYWLSLMDSKKAAILIRKMSVSSLE
- a CDS encoding flagellar protein FlbA, with the translated sequence MNDLNFKKQKLNRILTIRTYFRKLSERDLMNVNKKISKINQFSDGIPNLLKNLNSFNDLYIRGYIDCLNCKKIQNFKILEELRKHYNEYYDIYVDKYRQEKKIKILIKDLNNSIIKNREKKESLLLDEHVNYKVCQNLRNESE